A window of Heptranchias perlo isolate sHepPer1 chromosome 27, sHepPer1.hap1, whole genome shotgun sequence contains these coding sequences:
- the LOC137344548 gene encoding hyaluronidase PH-20-like: MMDPFNHLGSFSGCINRLVIFWHLLFVPVCFGQSQLKTALPLKRSFPFLAIWNAPTELCTRKFGVTFNLTSFPMISTTRRSPFQQDIRIFFNRMIGHYPHYDELTGQEFDGGIPQQVNMDEHLQKAEHDIKELIPSNISHGLAVIDWENWRPIWGRNWHRKFIYLRQSIELVQQSDLSLTWQRAAEIAKIEFEEAAKNLLIKSLQLGKKLRPNQLWGYYLFPNCYNYMHKNRHRTYTGKCPQRAISRNNELLWLWQESTALYPSIYLPKVFKSSNNSKLFVRNRVQEAMRVATLSKKEHSLPVYTYTRAVYRESFNETLSEADLVSTIGESASLGAAGIVLWESSNTTLSKHTCTMLQSFVDDILNRYVLNVTHAARLCSRELCQNKGRCLRKNWDSSDYLHLNPNNFKIRRKVNGHLAVIGQPSLEDLQFMSEKFTCQCYVGKRCLTNPFTDTIPYI; this comes from the exons ATGATGGACCCATTCAATCATTTAGGAAGTTTCAGTGGCTGTATTAACCGTTTGGTCATTTTTTGGCACCTCCTGTTCGTTCCAGTTTGCTTTGGCCAGTCGCAACTTAAGACTGCACTACCACTTAAACGGAGCTTTCCATTTCTTGCGATATGGAACGCACCAACAGAGCTATGCACGAGAAAATTCGGAGTAACTTTCAACCTAACGTCATTTCCAATGATATCCACCACACGGAGGAGTCCATTTCAGCAGGACATTAGAATATTCTTTAATCGTATGATTGGTCACTATCCTCACTATGATGAGTTGACGGGCCAGGAATTTGATGGTGGCATCCCACAGCAGGTTAACATGGATGAACACTTGCAAAAAGCTGAGCATGATATTAAGGAGTTAATTCCTTCCAACATATCGCATGGCTTAGCAGTTATTGACTGGGAAAACTGGAGACCCATCTGGGGTAGGAACTGGCACCGCAAATTTATTTACCTACGCCAGTCCATTGAGTTAGTGCAGCAGAGCGATCTTTCCTTAACATGGCAAAGGGCAGCCGAAATTGCCAAAATCGAATTTGAAGAAGCTGCAAAAAACCTTCTAATAAAATCTCTGCAGCTGGGCAAGAAATTAAGACCTAACCAATTATGGGGATATTACCTGTTCCCCAATTGTTACAACTATATGCACAAGAATAGGCACAGAACATACACAGGGAAGTGCCCTCAACGCGCAATATCACGGAACAATGAGCTCCTCTGGCTATGGCAAGAAAGCACAGCACTTTATCCAAGTATTTATCTGCCCAAAGTATTCAAGTCTTCCAACAACTCGAAGCTGTTTGTGCGGAATCGCGTCCAGGAGGCGATGAGGGTTGCAACGCTTTCCAAAAAGGAACATTCTCTCCCAGTCTACACTTACACCAGAGCAGTCTATCGTGAGTCTTTTAATGAAACCCTCTCTGAG GCTGACCTCGTAAGTACAATTGGTGAAAGTGCATCTCTTGgagcagctgggattgttctatgGGAAAGCTCAAATACAACTCTAAGCAAA CACACCtgcacaatgttacagagttttgtTGACGACATCCTGAATCGTTACGTCTTGAACGTGACACACGCAGCGAGGCTGTGCAGCAGAGAGCTGTGTCAGAATAAGGGCAGGTGCTTAAGAAAGAACTGGGACTCCAGCGACTACCTGCACTTGAACCCAAACAACTTCAAGATACGCAGAAAAGTAAATGGGCACCTTGCAGTAATCGGACAACCATCACTCGAGGATTTGCAGTTCATGTCAGAGAAATTCACCTGTCAGTGCTATGTTGGAAAACGATGTCTCACTAACCCGTTCACTGATACAATCCCATATATCTGA